Part of the Kitasatospora sp. NBC_01266 genome, GTGCCGGGCGAGACCAACCGCTTCGTCTTCGCGCTGCCCGCCCCCGACGGCCGGGTCTACGTGGGCCTGACCGACGAGGACGCGCCCGGCCCGATCCCCGACGTCCCGCAGCCCGCCGAGTCCGAGATCGACTTCCTGCTGCAGACCATCAGTTCCGCTCTGCGCACCCCGCTCACCCGCGCCGACCTGCTCGGCACCTTCGCCGGCCTGCGCCCGCTGCTGGACGACGGCACCGGCCGGACCGCCGACGTCTCCCGCAAGCACGCCGTACTGACCGGCCCCGACGGCCTGGTGACCGTGGTCGGCGGCAAACTCACCACCTACCGGCAGATGGCCGAGGACGCCTTGGACGCCGCCCTCGCCCACGCCCGCCTGACCGCCCGCCCCTGCCGCACCCGCACCCTCCCGCTGCTCGGCGCCGCTCCCCGCCCCCAACTCGACCGCATCGCAGCCCCGTTGCGCCTGGTCCGCCGCTACGGCACCGAAGCCCCCGCCGTCCTCGCCGCCGCCGACGGCGACCCGGCCCTGCTCACCCCGATCGCCCCCGGCACCGACACCACGGCAGCCGAACTCCTCTTCGCCGTCCGCCACGAGGGCGCCCTGGACACCGCCGACCTGCTGGACCGCCGCACCCGGATCGGCCTGGCCCCGGCCCACCGCGCCGCCGCCCTCCCGGCCGCGGAACGGGCCCTGGAAGGCTGAACCCGTCCATGGGGGGGAGACGACATGTACGTACGGTTCCAGGCGCGCAGGCCTGGTTCAAGGCCGCCGCCCGGCCGCACATCGAGCAGGCGCGGGGGCTGCTGGCGATGCTCGCGGCGCACGGGGTCGGTTGCGCGGAGATCCGCTCGGCCGACCCCGGGGTGATCGTCTATCAGGACGAGCACCAGGTGGTGGTCATCCCGTCCGCCGGGCCGGCAGGTACGGGCTGAACCGCTCGGCCACCTCGGCCGCGACGGCATGGACGTCCCGCGTTCCGTCGACCTCGATCACCTGGATGCCGAGCCGCCGCGCACCGCGCACCGCGCACCGCGTCGTCATCACCGCCGCCGGCCGCGACTTCGGCGGACCTTGGCCATCCAACTCGCAGACCGCGGCGCCGAGGTCTTCCTCTCCGCCCGCAGCCTCGCTGCCGCCGAGTCCGTGCGTGAGGAGATTCGCGGCCGGGGGCACCACCAAGTCCACGCCTTCGCCTGCGACCTGACGGACCCCGCCTCGATCCGCGACTTCGCCGCCGACGTCGCCCGGCACACCGACCGGGTCGACATACTGGTCAACAACGGCTCGCGCTACCTCGGAGGGCCGGACATCCTGTCGGCCTCCGACGCCGATGTCGTCGACACCATCGCCTCCGGTGCCACCGGCACCGTGCTGGCCGTGAAGAACTTCCTCCCGCTGCTCCTCAACTCGGACAAGCCGGATGTCGTGACGATGGTCTCCGCCTGCGGGGCGGCCGGTCATCAGCGCTCGGACGCTCACGACGCCTTCTACGCGGCCAAGAGCGCCCAGGCGGGGTTCGCCGAGATCCTCTCCAAGCGCCTGCGGCCCCAAGGCGTCCGGGTGATCTCGCTCTACCCGCCCGACTTCGACAATCCCGACCCGCTCGCCGAGGAGTGGCAGACCACACCGCGGGGGGCCAAGGACGCCCTCACGGCCCAGTCGCTAGTGGACTGCATCCTCTTCGCCGTCGGTCAGCCCCGCGACTGTTTCATCAAGGCCTTCCACTTCGAACAGGTCTGACCGATTCGTCGCCGGTCAGCTGTCCTGACCGGCGACCACCGCGGAGCAGCGCCGGACCAGTCAGCCGCCCGGGGGACCGAAGAGCTGCTCCAGGGCGCGGCGGTCGCGCTTGGTCGGGCGGCCGGTGCCGCGCTCGCGCAGGGCGACGGGGGCGGGGCCCAGTGAGGCGGGGCGGGGTGGGCTGTTGTCGACGAAGCAGTCGACGGCGACGGAGGCGCCGACGCGCTTGCTGATCACGCGGGAGACGACGACCACCCGGGTCCAGTCGTCCTGGCGCACCCGGACCTCGTCGCCGACCTTGACCGGGTGGGCGGGCTTGACCCGTTCGCCGTTGATCCGGACGTGTCCGGCGCGGCAAGCGGTGGCGGCGAGGGCGCGGGTCTTGGTCAGGCGTACCGACCAGATCCAGCTGTCCACCCGTGCGGTGGCTTCGTCTACGGCCATACCCCGACTCTAACCCGCCTCGCGCGCCGCACCGGTGCTCAATTTCCGCTCGTGCCGCAGCGGGCTGCCGGGTAGTCCTGCCGGTCGGTCCTGCCGGTCAGCCGGCGGCGGGGCTCGGGTAGCGGCAGGCGGCCTGCTCGGCGGTGGCCAGGTCGGCCGGGCTGAGCCGGGCGGGCGCGGCCGCGGTGCCGTCGAGGGAGAGCAACTGGGCGTCGGCAACGGTGGTCGCGCGGTCTCCGCCCAGGCAGGCGACGGCCACCACGGGGATCGCGGTGGTCGCGTTCTGCAGCGGGCCGAGGCGCCAGACGTAGTCGAAGTCCTGCTGCTGCTGGGCGGTCAGCTGGATCTGGTGCCAGGCGGCGGGGGCGGCTACGGCGGCGCTGGGTGCACCGGGGCCGGCAGCACCGCTCGGTGCATCGCCGTAGTAGGCGGCGTAGCCGACGATGGCCAACTGGGTGCCGCTCGCCTTCAGTTCCACCGAGCCGTCGGCTGCCGGCCGCGCCACCGTCAGGGAGACCGAGGTCGGCATCGGGGCGTCGTCCGGACAGGGGCTGGGTTGCATCGCGCCCGGCGGGTTTCCGTGGACGACCGCCGAGGCCACCAGCCCGCCGCCGGCCAGTTCGAACCAGCGTATGTCCGGCTCGCCGCCGCGGAGGTCGTAGACCACGTCGCCGAGGCAGAAGCCGGTCAGATCCAGGACGCAGTTGGCCGGGGCGGTCCAGAGGGTGGTGGCGTTGAAGCTGGCTCCGGACCGGACGTGGGCGCCGGCGCCGTACGTCCTTGCGGTGAACTGCACCGGCGCCGGGGTGGCCGGCGAGGGTGCGGTGGACGCGTCGGCAGGGGGTACGCAGTCCGATTCGGCGACCACCGGCGCGCTGTGCGGGTGGGGTCGACCGGGCAGCAGGAAGGCGAACAGCGTGCAGGCGGTGGCCACGGCGGCTGCGGCGAGCAGGAGCCGGCGTCCCGGACGGTTGCGGTACGACTGGTACCAGAGCCGGGGGAGCGCGGCGGGTGCGCCGGGCGGGGCGGGTGAGGGTTCCTCGGGCGCGCTCGCCGCCTGCTCCGACGTTGCCGACGTTGCCGCCGACTCGGCCGCAGGCTCCGCCTCAGCCGCAGGCTCCGCCCCGGACTCCGACTCGAGCTCAGGTTCTGCCTCAGCCGCAGGCTCCGTCCCGGGCTCCGACTCCGTCCCAGCCTCCGAAGCCTGCTCCGCCAACTCGCGGCTCAGCTCCTCCCAACGCCGCTCCCACACCTCGACGTCGCCACCGCACGCCCCCACATAAGCGAGCGTCACCTCAAGGCTCGGCTGCCGCACCCCGCCCGCCGCGTCGCTCAGCGTGCTGGCGCTGAACCCGGCCAGCGTGGCCAGGGCCCGGTAGGTGGGGTTGCCGGCCTGCTCACGCACCGCCCGCAGGTCATGGGCGAACGCTTGCAGCGGCCCCTCGGTCGGGTCGATGGGACGGGGCTTGCGGGCCAAACGAGTCTCCGGTGGTGGCTGATGGACGATCACGAGTGGCCACGGACGGCCGTAAACAGCCAGCTGTGGAAGGCCCGTGAGCGATCGGGATTGCTGTGCGCGGCGATCGTACTCGGTCACATGTGCCGCTCACCTGCGCCTTGGTACGAACTCTTCGGGCCACCTGTCAGGTGACGTCCAGTCACCTCCTGTTGCTCCCAGGTAACACGAAGATTGAATCTTGGCTCAACTCTTGTTGACCAGATCATGACCGGTTAGCGTCGTGCCACTCGTTCAACCGAACGAGCGATCGGGCGGCTCCAGTTCCCACCCGGACGCCCGCACGGGCACCCCCACGTGTCCCGCATGCCCCCGGTACATCCGCCACAGGAGGCAGTTCCTTGCTCAACTTCACCATGGCCCCCGGCGCCACCCCCACCGCCCGGGCCCGCCGGATCGCTCTCGCACTCACCGGCACCGCCGCACTTGCCCTCTCCGCGCTCGCCACCGCTGCCCCGGCCGGCGCCAGCACCACGGCGGCCACCGTGCACAGCAAGGGCGGGACGTCCTGGATACGCTCCTGCGCGACCCTCGCCAAGGGCGACACCATGGCCTGCAACGCGCTCAAGGTCACCAGCGTTGCCCAGCACATCAGCCCGCTCGGCGTGACGCCCAACGCGACGCCCTCCGGCTACGGCCCGAGCGACCTGCGGAGTGCCTACAACCTCCCCGCGAACGGCGGCGCCGGCCAGACCGTGGCGATCGTGGACGCCTACAACGACCCCAACGCCGCGTCGGACCTGGCCGTCTACCGCGCGCAGTACGGCCTGCCGGCCTGCACCGTCGCCAGCGGCTGCTTCAAGCAGGTCGGCCAGACCGGCACCACCAGCCTGCCGGCCAACAACGCCGACTGGTCGGGCGAGATCTCGCTGGACCTCGACATGGTCTCGGCGATCGCCCCGAACGCGCACATCATCCTGGTCGAGGCGAAGACGGCGAGCACCGCCAACCTCGGCACCTCGGTCAACGAAGCGGTCAAGCTGGGCGCCAAGTTCGTCTCCAACAGCTACGGCGGCAGCGAGTCCTCGTCCGACCCGACCTACGACACCAAGTACTACGACCACCCGGGTGTGGCGATCACCGCCTCCTCCGGTGACGGCGGCTACGGCGTCGAGTACCCGGCGGCGTCCCGGTACGTCACGGCGGTCGGCGGCACCTCGCTGAGCAAGGCCTCCAACGCGCGCGGCTGGACCGAGTCGGTCTGGTCCACCTCCAGCACCGAGGGCGCCGGCTCCGGCTGCTCGGTCTACGACGCCAAGCCCACCTGGCAGAAGGACACCGGCTGCGGCAACCGCACCGTCGCCGACGTCTCCGCGGTCGCCGACCCGGCCACCGGTGTCGCGGTCTACCAGACCTACGGCGCCTCCGGCTGGTCGGTCTACGGTGGCACCAGCGTCGCCTCCCCGCTGATCGCCGGGGTCTATGCCGACGCCGGCGCCCCGAGCGCGGCCATCCCGGCGGCCGACGCCTACGCCCACCCCTCCGCGCTGAACGACGTGACCAGCGGCTCCACCGCCAGCTGCACCCCGTCCTACCTCTGCACGGCGGGCCCGGGCTACGACGGCCCGACCGGCCTCGGCACGCCGAACGGCCTGGCTGCCTTCACCGGCTGACGCAGCGTCAAACCGAGATCACCGGCCGGCGCCGGTCCCCCGACCCGGGGGCCTGCGCCGGCCGGTGGCTGTTCCAGCGGCACTCCGCTGTTAATCCCTGGAGTCCCGCCCGCCGTGGCTGGCAGGATGGGCCGCAATGACCCCGTCCACTCCTTCACCCGTCAACCACCGCACCGCCGCCCGCGATTCGCTGCGCGGCCTGACCACCGGCGACGCATTCGGCGCCCAGTTCTTCCTCCCGGCCAACCTCCCGGCCCTGCGCGCCCGGCAACTGCCGCCGGCGCCCTGGCCCTGGACCGATGACACCGAGATGGCCTGCTCCGTCTTCGCCGCCCTGCGTGACCGCGGCACCATCGACTCCGCCGAACTGGCCCAAGCCTTCGCCCACCACCACGACTTCGACCGTGGCTACGGCGCCTCGACCAACCGCCTGCTGCGCCTGATCCGCGAGGGCGGCAGCCACCGCGAGTTGGCGGCCGGCGTCTTCGGCGGCCAGGGCTCCTGGGGCAACGGCGCCGCGATGCGGGTGGCTCCGCTCGGCGCCTGGTTCGCCGCCGACCCGGCCGAAGCCGCTCGGCAGGCGGCCCGCTCCGCCGAGGTGACACACACCCACCCGGAGGGCGTCGCCGGTGCCGTCGCGGTCGCGGTGGCCGCCGCCTGGGCGGTGCGGGCCCGCACCGAGTGGCTCACCGACGCCGATCTGCTCGCCGCGGTTCTGGAGTCGACCCCGACCGGCAAGGTGCGCGAGGGCATCGCCGAGGCCCGCCAACTGCTCGGCCAGCAGGCCGACCACGTCGCCCAGGTGCTCGGCAACGGCCGCTACGTCAGTGCCTTCGACACCGTCCCGTTCGCCCTGTGGTGCGCGGCGAAGCACTTGAACGACTATCAGTGGGCGCTCTGGACGACGGCGGGCCAGGGCGGCGACATCGACACCACCTGCGCGATCGTCGGCGGCATCGTGGCGGCGAACGTCGGCACCGAGGGCATCCCGGCGCGCTGGCGGGCGGTCACCGAGGCGCTGCCGCAGTGGGTCGCACAGCAGCGGCTCGGCCCGGACGTCGGTCCCGCCGACTGACCGTGTCCACCGACTGACCGGGCCGGTCGACTGACCGTGTCCGCCGACCGGCCGTCATCTGGTGACCGGCATTCTGCCCGTCACCAGATGATCGGCAGCCTGACCATCGCGCGGACCGCCACGCCCTGCTTCCACTCCAACTCCGTGTCCGGCACCGCGATGCGCAGCCCGGGAAGTCGGCGGAGCAGGGTGGCCAGGCCGATCTCCAGTTCCAGCAGGGCCAGCGGGGAGCCGACGCAGCGGTGCGGGCCGAAGCCGAAGCCGAGGTGCGGGGTGTGGGCGCGGGTGACGTCGAAGCGGGTCGGGTCCTGGCAGACGACGGAGTCGAAGTTGATCGAGCCGAGGACCGGTAGCACCACGGAGCCGGCCGGTACCGGGACGCCGCTCAGCTCGGTGTCGGCGGTGGCCATCCGCTCGAAGC contains:
- a CDS encoding RNA-binding S4 domain-containing protein; protein product: MAVDEATARVDSWIWSVRLTKTRALAATACRAGHVRINGERVKPAHPVKVGDEVRVRQDDWTRVVVVSRVISKRVGASVAVDCFVDNSPPRPASLGPAPVALRERGTGRPTKRDRRALEQLFGPPGG
- a CDS encoding helix-turn-helix domain-containing protein, coding for MARKPRPIDPTEGPLQAFAHDLRAVREQAGNPTYRALATLAGFSASTLSDAAGGVRQPSLEVTLAYVGACGGDVEVWERRWEELSRELAEQASEAGTESEPGTEPAAEAEPELESESGAEPAAEAEPAAESAATSATSEQAASAPEEPSPAPPGAPAALPRLWYQSYRNRPGRRLLLAAAAVATACTLFAFLLPGRPHPHSAPVVAESDCVPPADASTAPSPATPAPVQFTARTYGAGAHVRSGASFNATTLWTAPANCVLDLTGFCLGDVVYDLRGGEPDIRWFELAGGGLVASAVVHGNPPGAMQPSPCPDDAPMPTSVSLTVARPAADGSVELKASGTQLAIVGYAAYYGDAPSGAAGPGAPSAAVAAPAAWHQIQLTAQQQQDFDYVWRLGPLQNATTAIPVVAVACLGGDRATTVADAQLLSLDGTAAAPARLSPADLATAEQAACRYPSPAAG
- a CDS encoding S53 family peptidase, whose translation is MAPGATPTARARRIALALTGTAALALSALATAAPAGASTTAATVHSKGGTSWIRSCATLAKGDTMACNALKVTSVAQHISPLGVTPNATPSGYGPSDLRSAYNLPANGGAGQTVAIVDAYNDPNAASDLAVYRAQYGLPACTVASGCFKQVGQTGTTSLPANNADWSGEISLDLDMVSAIAPNAHIILVEAKTASTANLGTSVNEAVKLGAKFVSNSYGGSESSSDPTYDTKYYDHPGVAITASSGDGGYGVEYPAASRYVTAVGGTSLSKASNARGWTESVWSTSSTEGAGSGCSVYDAKPTWQKDTGCGNRTVADVSAVADPATGVAVYQTYGASGWSVYGGTSVASPLIAGVYADAGAPSAAIPAADAYAHPSALNDVTSGSTASCTPSYLCTAGPGYDGPTGLGTPNGLAAFTG
- a CDS encoding ADP-ribosylglycohydrolase family protein; protein product: MTPSTPSPVNHRTAARDSLRGLTTGDAFGAQFFLPANLPALRARQLPPAPWPWTDDTEMACSVFAALRDRGTIDSAELAQAFAHHHDFDRGYGASTNRLLRLIREGGSHRELAAGVFGGQGSWGNGAAMRVAPLGAWFAADPAEAARQAARSAEVTHTHPEGVAGAVAVAVAAAWAVRARTEWLTDADLLAAVLESTPTGKVREGIAEARQLLGQQADHVAQVLGNGRYVSAFDTVPFALWCAAKHLNDYQWALWTTAGQGGDIDTTCAIVGGIVAANVGTEGIPARWRAVTEALPQWVAQQRLGPDVGPAD